From Musa acuminata AAA Group cultivar baxijiao chromosome BXJ3-8, Cavendish_Baxijiao_AAA, whole genome shotgun sequence, one genomic window encodes:
- the LOC135645987 gene encoding uncharacterized protein LOC135645987: MKYVVVTGGVVSGLGKGVTASSIGVVLKACGLRVTSIKIDPYLNTDAGTMSPFEHGEVFVLDDGGEVDLDLGNYERFLDIKLTHDNNITTGKIYQSVIDKERKGDYLGKTVQVVPHITDAIQEWIERVAMIPVDGKEGPADVCVIELGGTIGDIESMPFIEALGQFSYRVGPGNFCLVHVSLVPVLNTVGEQKTKPTQHSVRSLRALGLTPNILACRSAKPLEENVKEKLSQFCHVPVSNIVTLHDVTNIWHIPLLLMEQRADEALIKVLKLKRFAKEPMLEEWMRRAEICDTLQDPVRIAMVGKYTGFADSYLSVLKALLHASVACQRKLVVDWVASPDLEKHTEVEAPEVHKKAWDLLKAADGILVPGGFGDRGVEGKILAAKYAREHKVPYLGICLGMQIAVIEIARSVLNLPDANSTEFNPDTTTPCVIFMPEGSKTHMGGTMRLGSRRTYFKVPSCKAAKLHSNASFVDERHRHRYEVNPEMVPEFEKAGLAFVGQDETGKRMEIIELADHPYFIGVQFHPEFKSRPGKPSALFLGLIAASCRQLDSLLRHILHRGNLTSRCISNTGPISTKAYQNGNLKKHTKSLANGNFHSNGNGVHA; this comes from the exons ATGAAGTACGTGGTGGTGACGGGGGGAGTGGTGAGTGGATTGGGGAAGGGGGTGACGGCGAGCAGCATTGGAGTTGTCCTCAAGGCATGCGGCCTCCGCGTTACCTCCATAAAGATCG ATCCTTATTTAAATACTGATGCTGGGACGATGTCACCTTTTGAGCATGGGGAAGTATTTGTCTTGGATGATGGTGGTGAG GTGGATTTGGATCTTGGAAACTATGAAAGGTTCCTTGATATCAAGTTAACTCACGACAATAACATCACTACTGGGAAGATCTATCAG TCTGTCATTGATAAGGAAAGAAAGGGCGACTATCTGGGAAAAACAGTGCAG GTTGTCCCACACATTACGGATGCCATACAAGAGTGGATTGAACGTGTAGCAATGATACCTGTGGATGGCAAAGAAGGACCAGCTGATGTTTGTGTTATAGAATTGGGTGGAACTATAG GTGATATTGAATCAATGCCATTTATTGAAGCTTTGGGTCAATTTTCTTACCGTGTAG GTCCTGGTAATTTCTGTCTGGTTCACGTTAGTCTTGTACCAGTTTTGAACACAGTTGGTGAGCAG AAAACTAAGCCAACCCAACATAGTGTTCGGAGCCTACGAGCACTTGGACTTACACCGAATATTCTTGCCTGCCGCAGTGCTAAG CCGCTGGAGGAGAATGTTAAAGAAAAGCTTTCACAGTTTTGTCATGTCCCG GTATCAAATATCGTCACTCTTCATGATGTTACAAATATTTGGCACATTCCATTATTGTTGATG GAACAAAGGGCAGATGAAGCTCTCATTAAAGTCTTGAAACTTAAACG ATTTGCCAAGGAACCCATGTTGGAAGAGTGGATGAGAAGAGCAGAAATCTGTGACACTTTACAGGATCCT GTTAGGATTGCAATGGTTGGTAAATATACTGGCTTTGCTGATTCGTACCTCTCAGTATTAAAG GCACTTTTGCATGCATCTGTTGCTTGCCAAAGGAAACTGGTTGTTGACTGGGTAGCATCTCCTGACCTCGAAAAACATACAGAAGTAGAG GCACCTGAAGTTCATAAAAAAGCATGGGATCTATTAAAG GCTGCAGATGGTATACTAGTCCCAGGAGGTTTTGGAGACAGAGGGGTGGAAGGAAAAATTCTTGCTGCTAAATATGCTCGTGAACACAAAGTGCCATACCTTGGCATTTGTCTTGGGATGCAGATTGCTGTAATCGAGATTGCTCGTTCAGTTTTGAACTTGCCAGATGCAAACAGCACAGAGTTTAACCCTGATACAACAACCCCATGCGTTATTTTTATGCCTGAG GGATCAAAAACTCATATGGGAGGGACAATGAGACTTGGATCAAGGAGGACATATTTCAAGGTTCCCAGCTGTAAAGCTGCAAAGTT GCACAGCAATGCCAGTTTTGTTGATGAACGACATCGTCACAGATACGAG GTAAATCCAGAGATGGTTCCTGAGTTTGAAAAGGCTGGCCTTGCCTTTGTTGGTCAAGATGAAACAGGAAAGCGAATGGAG ATCATCGAGTTGGCTGATCATCCTTATTTCATCGGTGTGCAATTTCATCCGGAGTTCAAATCTAGACCTGGAAAACCATCTGCACTTTTCTTAG GACTCATAGCGGCCTCATGCAGGCAGCTGGACTCTTTGCTGAGACACATTCTTCATCGTGGCAACTTAACATCAAGATGTATCTCAAACACTGGTCCTATCTCAACAAAGGCTTACCAGAATGGGAATTTAAAGAAGCATACCAAGAGCCTAGCAAACGGAAACTTCCATTCCAATGGCAATGGCGTGCACGCATGA